The genomic region GGCGACCGCGCACCGGCACCGCCGCCTAGCATCGCAGATCCACGAGCACCCCAGATCCACGAGCACCCCGGACCGACGAGCCAGCCCGGACCGACGAGCAGCCCGGACCGACGAGCAGTCCGCATCCACGGTCGGCCCAGGGCTCGTGGCCACCCACCGGTGAGCCGCCTACGGCGTCGCGATCTCCGACCACAGCCGGCCGTACCAGGCCGACCCGCCGGACGATCCGCCGCGTTCACCCTCGTCACCGGGCGCGGGCGTGGGGGCGGCGGGCATCAGGTACGCCCGCTCGCCCGGCTTGATGTAATGCAGCCGCCGGCGCGCCTCGTCGGAGACCCAGGCCTGGTCGTCGTAGCGCCCGACCGTGGCGCGCAGCTCGTCGACCCGGGCCTGGGTCTGCGCGTTCGTCCGCGCGAGCTCCGAGAGCTTGCTCTGCTGCTTGAGGTACAACCGCAGCGGATAGGCGAGGGTCAGCACCAGCACACAGATCACGACGGCGAGCAGGGTCGCCCTCGTGGTCAGCGCGGCGCGCGGCGGCGGCATGCGGATCAGGCAGGCTGCCCGTGGCGCGGGAAGGCGGCTGCGCCGGCGAAGCGGGCGGCGTCGTCGAGCTCCTCCTCGATCCGCAGGAGCTGGTTGTACTTCGCGACCCGCTCGGAGCGGGCGGGGGCACCGGTCTTGATCTGGCCACAGTCGACGGCGACGGCGAGGTCGGCGATCGTGGTGTCCTCGGTCTCGCCGGAGCGGTGCGACATCATCGCCCGGTAGCCGTTGCGGTGGGCGAGGTTGACCGCGTCGAGGGTCTCGGTGAGGGTGCCGATCTGGTTGACCTTGACCAGCAGGGCGTTCGCGGCCTTGGAGGCGATCCCGCGGGCGAGCCGCTCCGGGTTGGTGACGAACAGGTCGTCCCCGACGAGCTGCACCTTGGTGCCGAGCCGCTCGGTCAGCGCCACCCAGCCGGACCAGTCGTCCTCGGCCAGCGGGTCCTCGATGGAGACGATCGGGTAGGCGCCGACCAGCTCCGCGTAGTAGTCGCTGAGCTCCTCGGCGGTGCGGGTGCTGCCCTCGAAGGTGTAAGAACCGTCCGCGTAGAACTCGGTCGAGGCGACGTCGAGGGCGAGCGCGACGTCCGAGCCGAGGCGCAGGCCGACCTTGTCGACGGCCTCGGCGATGAGGTCGAGCGCGTCCCGGTTGGTGGGCAGGCTCGGGGCGAAGCCACCCTCGTCGCCGACGCCGGTGCCGAGGCCACGCGCCTTGAGCACGCTCTTGAGCGCGTGGTAGACCTCGGCGCCCCAGCGCAGCGATTCGGAGAAGCTGCTCGCACCGATCGGAGCGATCATGAATTCCTGGATGTCGACGTTCGTGTCCGCGTGCGCGCCGCCGTTGAGGATGTTCAGCATCGGCACCGGCAGCAGGTGCGCGCTCGGCCCGCCGAGGTAGCGGAACAGCGGCAGCCCGCTGGCGGCCGCGGCCGCCTTGGCCACCGCGAGGCTCACGCCGAGCAGGGCGTTGGCGCCGAGGGCGGACTTGCCCGGAGTGCCGTCGAGGTCGATGAGCGTCTGGTCGAGCAGGCGCTGCTCGGTGGCCTCCAGCTCGATGATCGCCGGGCCGATCCGCTCGATCACCGC from Frankia alni ACN14a harbors:
- the eno gene encoding phosphopyruvate hydratase, whose translation is MPSIEAVGAREILDSRGNPTVEVEVVLEDGTLGRAAVPSGASTGAFEAVELRDGEDRYGGKGVRKAVAAVIERIGPAIIELEATEQRLLDQTLIDLDGTPGKSALGANALLGVSLAVAKAAAAASGLPLFRYLGGPSAHLLPVPMLNILNGGAHADTNVDIQEFMIAPIGASSFSESLRWGAEVYHALKSVLKARGLGTGVGDEGGFAPSLPTNRDALDLIAEAVDKVGLRLGSDVALALDVASTEFYADGSYTFEGSTRTAEELSDYYAELVGAYPIVSIEDPLAEDDWSGWVALTERLGTKVQLVGDDLFVTNPERLARGIASKAANALLVKVNQIGTLTETLDAVNLAHRNGYRAMMSHRSGETEDTTIADLAVAVDCGQIKTGAPARSERVAKYNQLLRIEEELDDAARFAGAAAFPRHGQPA
- a CDS encoding FtsB family cell division protein; this encodes MPPPRAALTTRATLLAVVICVLVLTLAYPLRLYLKQQSKLSELARTNAQTQARVDELRATVGRYDDQAWVSDEARRRLHYIKPGERAYLMPAAPTPAPGDEGERGGSSGGSAWYGRLWSEIATP